From Pedobacter indicus, a single genomic window includes:
- a CDS encoding BCCT family transporter: MIKFSRVRTTLSGAVVIPSLIFILGICLLSAIFPQFTESLLNIIKDFIFVNLNYVYVWSVTIFVLFLIYLMFSRYGNIRLGKNNSRPDYSFFSWISMLFAAGMGIGLMYFSVAEPMQHYSNEVFSDNTATQRAKDAQLYTFFHWGIHAWAIYGVVGLSLAYFAYRYRLPLSLRSCFYPLLKDKIKGPWGNTIDVFALCSTFFGITTTLGFGVVQVNSGLETLGVLPDSNFIYQVVIVVVLVSLSIISAVSGVDKGVKLLSGINIVGVVVLLLFVLVLGPTVYLIGSFTEGIGIYINEFFSLTFNTHVYDSNTQSWFYDWTILYWAWWISWSPYVGLFIAKISKGRTIREFVAAVLIIPTLFNFIWMSVFGNSAIWFDLNVANGALSQLATSPDALMFRFLEYLPLTEIVSFLVIAIIIVFFVTSADSGMFVMNSIATKNARISPKWQTIGWGILLATLALMLLNAGGLNALQSMTLITALPFSVIMLLFIVSLVKALSIDRDYYERAFSETTVPWSGDSWKERLKQIISFNDKESIDKFIDTIVKDAFSELQKELAENNIEAMVNFKENPHRVEIEVPYDIVNNFVYGIKNESRIIANYLLDEGNLPDIEERHVFFPESYFGDDREGYDVQLFTKKELISDVLKHYERFLEMVSEERNRMFISRDAHQRLR; this comes from the coding sequence ATGATAAAATTTTCAAGGGTAAGGACCACGTTAAGCGGAGCAGTTGTAATTCCCAGTTTGATTTTCATTTTGGGCATTTGTTTGTTGTCTGCTATTTTTCCTCAATTCACAGAGAGTCTTCTCAATATCATCAAAGACTTCATCTTCGTCAATCTAAATTATGTTTATGTCTGGTCTGTAACGATCTTTGTTCTGTTTTTGATCTATCTTATGTTCAGCAGATACGGCAATATCCGACTAGGGAAAAATAATAGTAGGCCTGATTACTCTTTTTTTTCATGGATATCCATGCTATTTGCTGCGGGGATGGGTATTGGACTGATGTATTTTAGTGTCGCCGAACCCATGCAGCATTATTCCAATGAAGTGTTTTCTGACAATACGGCTACCCAGCGTGCCAAAGATGCACAGCTGTATACTTTTTTCCACTGGGGAATTCATGCTTGGGCAATCTATGGTGTTGTGGGGCTGTCTCTGGCATATTTTGCATACCGATACCGGTTGCCACTTTCTTTACGGAGCTGTTTTTATCCTTTGCTGAAAGATAAGATCAAAGGACCCTGGGGTAATACTATCGATGTTTTCGCTCTTTGTAGTACATTTTTTGGTATTACGACAACGTTGGGTTTTGGTGTTGTTCAGGTCAACTCAGGGCTGGAAACACTGGGTGTTCTACCCGATAGCAACTTTATTTATCAGGTAGTGATTGTCGTGGTATTGGTATCACTTTCTATTATATCGGCTGTGAGTGGAGTGGATAAAGGAGTAAAGCTTCTAAGTGGTATAAATATCGTAGGGGTTGTTGTGCTTCTATTATTTGTCTTAGTTCTGGGGCCCACCGTTTATTTGATAGGAAGCTTCACGGAGGGCATCGGGATATATATCAATGAGTTTTTCAGCCTCACGTTTAATACCCATGTGTACGACTCGAATACACAATCTTGGTTTTACGACTGGACGATACTATATTGGGCGTGGTGGATTTCTTGGTCACCTTATGTGGGGTTATTTATTGCTAAGATCTCTAAGGGACGGACAATACGAGAGTTCGTAGCGGCAGTTTTAATCATACCGACCTTATTTAACTTTATCTGGATGTCTGTTTTCGGGAATAGCGCGATATGGTTCGACCTGAACGTTGCCAATGGGGCGTTGAGTCAGCTCGCTACCAGTCCGGATGCCTTGATGTTTCGTTTTTTGGAATACTTGCCTTTAACCGAAATAGTAAGTTTTTTGGTTATTGCAATCATCATCGTGTTTTTTGTCACCTCTGCTGATTCTGGTATGTTCGTAATGAACAGTATTGCTACAAAAAATGCCAGAATTTCTCCTAAGTGGCAAACGATTGGATGGGGTATTTTGCTTGCCACGCTTGCACTGATGCTGCTGAATGCAGGGGGACTTAATGCTTTACAGAGCATGACGTTGATAACAGCTTTGCCGTTCTCAGTTATTATGTTGCTGTTCATCGTTAGTTTGGTTAAAGCTCTTTCCATTGATAGGGATTATTATGAACGGGCTTTTTCGGAAACAACCGTTCCTTGGTCTGGTGATTCGTGGAAGGAACGCTTGAAGCAGATCATCTCCTTCAATGATAAGGAATCTATTGATAAGTTTATAGACACGATAGTAAAAGATGCATTTTCTGAGCTGCAGAAAGAGCTTGCTGAAAATAATATTGAAGCCATGGTGAACTTTAAGGAGAATCCACACAGGGTGGAGATTGAAGTTCCATATGATATTGTGAACAACTTTGTCTACGGTATAAAAAATGAATCAAGAATAATAGCAAACTATTTACTTGATGAAGGTAATCTGCCTGATATAGAGGAACGCCACGTTTTTTTTCCAGAGTCTTATTTTGGGGATGATCGAGAAGGATACGATGTTCAGCTTTTTACAAAAAAAGAATTGATATCCGATGTGTTGAAACACTATGAACGATTCCTCGAAATGGTTTCCGAAGAGCGTAATAGAATGTTTATTAGCAGGGATGCTCACCAAAGGTTAAGGTAA
- a CDS encoding RNA polymerase sigma factor: MDNKEALFQELFEKNSERIFHLCYGYTGSSDLANDLMQETFIKVWQNLDSFRNQSQISTWIYRIAINTCLSHLRVEKKKIADELNEHIIQTVADTVSEKEEQVEQLYKCIAQLEENERIIITMVLDEIPYPEIAEISGISEGNLRVKIHRIKAKLTQLYNRYERF, translated from the coding sequence ATGGATAATAAGGAAGCACTATTTCAGGAACTCTTCGAAAAAAACTCGGAAAGGATTTTCCATTTATGCTACGGATATACCGGAAGTAGTGATTTGGCTAATGATCTGATGCAGGAGACTTTTATCAAGGTATGGCAAAATCTGGATAGTTTTAGGAATCAGTCCCAAATATCGACCTGGATCTACCGGATCGCCATCAATACCTGTTTGTCGCACCTGCGTGTCGAAAAAAAGAAAATTGCCGATGAACTGAACGAACATATCATCCAGACGGTAGCTGATACGGTCTCTGAGAAAGAGGAACAGGTTGAACAATTGTATAAATGCATCGCTCAACTCGAAGAGAATGAAAGAATTATTATCACCATGGTGTTAGATGAAATACCTTATCCTGAAATAGCGGAAATTTCAGGTATATCCGAAGGAAACTTGCGTGTGAAAATACATCGCATCAAAGCGAAATTGACACAACTATATAATCGATATGAAAGATTTTGA